ATCATGACCAAAGCTTTTTTCGACCACATACACATTTCAATGCCAGCCCTTAGGCTctttgatgacttagtgagccCATTCAGCATTTGACTGGGCCAGATCAGCCAGGAAGATCACAGCATTCCACGAGTGGGGAATACCTGATCTTCGCGAGGGGACTAATTTTGCCTCAGAGTCTGGTGAGTCAATTCCATTGGTACCCAGTGAGTCGTTGCTCACAATTTGTAAGTCTGCGCACTAGCCACTTGGACAATGCACTTACACCCCAGCTATGACTGACAATCGAATAGGCAAAATAAAAGTGCCCCTTCAGACTCTCAGAAATATAACATTTCACACTCAACTACTGGATGGAGTCGCAATCTATTCAAAAAGTATAATCCAAGTATACAAATCTGTTCAATTTCCAGAACTGCTACATCAAGCCATAAGTTTAGGAGCTGGATTGTATCAGAAAGTCTTACATATGTATTTTGCCGATTCCAGCATTGGTTACATAGTCAGTACAGATGGAGggtaattgaaagaaaaaattccAAGCCTGACAGGTTCAAGAACTCAACTGTTTTCTTTGCTGTTCTATTCTAATGCTTTGGAATTAAACACATACAAATCACTACCTCTTTTTATCTGATTCATTGACAGGTGAAGACCCAGGAATAATGAATCAATACATAACAAAACTTGTCTTGGTGGAAGCTGTGATCTTTGCTTTTTTATCTACACAAATCAAGGTCAACAGTGCACCAACATTTCTAACGAATGAGGAAGAATACGTTACTGAGAGTCCCGATCCCATTCTAACGACTGAGGAAGAATACGTTACTGAGGATCCCGATCCCATTCTAACGACTGAGGAAGAATACGTTACTGAGGATCCCGATCCCATTCTAACGACTGAGGAAGAATACGTTACTGAGGATCCCGATCCCATTCTAACGACTGAGGAAGAATACGTTACTGAGGATCCCGATCCCATTCTAACGACTGAGGAAGAATATGTTACTGAGGATCCCGATCCCGTTCTAACGACTGAGGAAGAATACGTTACTGAGGATCCCGATCCCATTCTAACGACTGAGGAAGAATATGTTACTGAGGGTCCCGATCCCGTTCTAACGACTGAGGAAGAATACGTTACTGAGGGTCCCGATCCCGTTCTAACGACTGAGGAAGAATACGTTACTGAGGATCCCGATCCCGTTCTAACGACTGAGGAAGAATACGTTACTGAGGGTCCCCATCCCGTTCTAACGACTGAGGAAGAATACGTTACTGAGGGTCCCGATCCCGTTCTAACGACTGAGGAAGAATACGTTACTGAGGATCCCGATCCCATTCTAACGACTGAGGAAGAAAACGTTACTGTGAACACCAATCCTCTTGCAACAGCCACCAAAATCACAAGTCATCTTTGGTTAATTAATGCAGATGATACGCACTCTCTTTCAATTCAAAGAACAAAAGGCAGAGAAATTTTGATTTACTTAATCATAATAGGCATATTAATAATTCTCTGTACCATACTACTAGTATCAACAATTGGCTTGGCCTATCGGGTGTCAATTCTCAAAGCCAACATGAAAAAGCGACCGACAAGAAGCAACTCTGACTTTGTTAAAGGAGCCAGTCTATGGTCCCCTGGTCCCAGCCAATTTCCAGGTGAGCCAGCAAAAACCAATATCGCACTGAAGGAAGTCAAAGCTCTGGAGGCAAAGGAAGAAGCCATGCCATTAATATAATAAGAACACATGAAGTCTAGCTGACAAAAAAGACTGATCTGTTGTGGATTCTAGTCTCTTAACCATTTTTATGCCATTGTAGATAGTGCCACAGAGTGCTCATTAGAGCAATATTCAAAACAAATAGAATACTGAAAAACAAGCAATTTTTATACTTAATTTTTTGATTATTTGGTGAAAGGGAAGAACAGGCAAGGTAGACACATAACCACCCAGGTCAGCCAGTGAAAAATAATAGATTTGTTTTGAGTTATCGGTGTGTTTATTTAATCAACAACCCATTTGTCTCGATCCTTACCATGTGCCTGGAGATCCACAACCATATACAGGCACTGTGACGACAGTTAATTAGTTCAATGAAAACTTATTTTATATTGTACTGGAGTATTTAATGCAATATTATATTTCATTTTACTTTTGGTCAAAAATATTATTCTCCCCTGCTGAAAGAAAATCTGGGAGAAGAATATGCAATCCAGGAATCTCTAATGTATTGTTAACAGAAATGAACACAGATCGGTCAGTTTAAGAGTCCATCCTACTCAAATATGCACCACTGACTTGCTAAGTACTCATTAAACTATCAGCTGTACAATTCATGCAATAGATTGATATTGAGGAGTAACCAAGCTAATTTTTGCTTCAAATTCCTCAATGTAATGGGTTACTGAAGGCAATAGAATGTTAATAGCTACAATAATGCTCCCATGTAAGTAGATGCTTAAAAAAATGTTTAGTATCCTACTGCAGCCTCAATTGTTCCATCAACATTTTTGAGTGGGAattgagggtgggggaagggggggtgagaTGATGAGGAACTATCCATCACTTCTACAAGTCATTTAGTCACTTTCACAAATGATTCCATAACAGGGTCTATGTGCCAAAGGTGACCAAATTATGCTTTCAATGTTATCGATGTAAAGGACACAATTGCTGCAGGCAACTAGTTCATTATGGTGGAAGGTTCATGTGAAATGTATCCACAGGGAAAAAGGAATTATACAGAAGACCATTGAAAAAGACAGCATCAATCAGCTCAAGAAATACTTGGATGCACATCTAATAAGGAATGCTGCATGGCCAGCAGAGTTGGTCAATGAAAAATGGACAGGCTTATTGGATCTAATGGACTTCTGTTCctgagatttttatttttatcacgGAAAACTAAACTAATCCCAAATTGTGGAGTGAAGAAAGTATTTGTATTCATACAGATCCTCAGACTTATAAAATTGCTTTGTAGCTAACTGTGTATATGATGTGTCCTCATGTAATTTATGCAAGTAGTCTCTGGAGTGGCATCCACATCTTTCTGATTCTGAGGCAAGTGGCATTCCAAGAAAGCCAAGGCTGACTTAGTGAGCAACTCCATAGTTATGTCCTTTCTATATTGTGTTGTACATGCCACTTTGATCATGCTTGGGCAAATGAGGGGAGCTTTGTGGGATGAACAAATGGGGCGGTAATTTGCACAATGCCTGTGTGTCTGTTGAAAGAACATCTCAAACCATTTCCCCAGATGACCAATGAAGCCTCCATGAGTTAGGACACTTGAACAAAGGacttaggaggagtaggcccttcagccctttgaacctgctctgccatttgataagatcatggctgatctgttcatgatctcaactccactttactgaCTGTCCCCATAATCCTCAACtaccttgtagatcaaaaatctttctaaccctgccttgcataaattcaatgacccagcctccaattctttttggggaagagaattccacaggctgtcTCAGAGAAAAATAAGTTCTCATTCTCGTGTAAAACATGAGAccgcttattcttaaactgtgtcctctagttctagtcaccccacaagtggaaacatcctcccagtatctatcctatccagtcccctcaggatcttatgtttcaataagatcacccctcattcttctaaacttgaatgagtataggcccaacctgttcaacctttcttcataggataagcccttcatcccaggaacaagCTGAGTTTATTAACATCCAAGGTTTTCAGTAAATATACAACTACAGCTGTAAAGGGCCACACATTCCGACTAACACTGAATATACTTGGTGATATACAACTCTATGTTGGGCTTTTCACTATTTCTGGGTTTTTAAAAGTAATTGTCCTGAATTTCTCTAACTCAAGAGATTCAAAACTTCTGTAATTTCagcaaaaaattttttaaaaattgtgctttttttaaaaagtaaaacttTGTTACCTTCATTTTGCTTAGCACAGAAAACACCAAGTTTCGTACGCAAGACAAATTAGCATGGTGCTCAGAAAATTAATGACACTTTAAGACAATAATGGATGAGGACAGACATTTGGCTCATCTCATTTAATCCATCCATAAGTACCTTAAGCCCCACCATTTAAGCATCCAATTATTTCTCAAAAGAAATCAGATTTTTTTCACTTCAACTACTATTTACTCTTCATACAAAGAAGAATTTTCTTTGGTTCAAGACAATTGAGACTTGGCATCGCCGCAAATattgtgcattccaaatcattaTTCCTGATTTTCGGC
This sequence is a window from Carcharodon carcharias isolate sCarCar2 chromosome 10, sCarCar2.pri, whole genome shotgun sequence. Protein-coding genes within it:
- the LOC121283546 gene encoding uncharacterized protein LOC121283546; translated protein: MNQYITKLVLVEAVIFAFLSTQIKVNSAPTFLTNEEEYVTESPDPILTTEEEYVTEDPDPILTTEEEYVTEDPDPILTTEEEYVTEDPDPILTTEEEYVTEDPDPILTTEEEYVTEDPDPVLTTEEEYVTEDPDPILTTEEEYVTEGPDPVLTTEEEYVTEGPDPVLTTEEEYVTEDPDPVLTTEEEYVTEGPHPVLTTEEEYVTEGPDPVLTTEEEYVTEDPDPILTTEEENVTVNTNPLATATKITSHLWLINADDTHSLSIQRTKGREILIYLIIIGILIILCTILLVSTIGLAYRVSILKANMKKRPTRSNSDFVKGASLWSPGPSQFPGEPAKTNIALKEVKALEAKEEAMPLI